The DNA window TCAACGTCTTGCCTTCGCTCGACGACTTCACGAATCAGCTCAATACCATCTCCATCAGGCAAACCAAGGTCGACCAGTAACACACGAGGAAGCGCAACCGTCAAGGCAGCGCGTGCTTCCCGGCACGTTCCCACAACTGCACTCAGTGTAAAGTGCGGATGTTGAGCAAGCGCATTGGCCAGACGTTGTCGAGCCAGGGGCTCGTCTTCCACAATAAGAACGGAGTAGGTTTCCATCCCGGAACCAATTGTGTTGTGTTCGCTCATTGGTTTTGGTCCTGGGGATCATTCTGCCAAGTTAAGGGCTGTTTGTGCAACTGCTTGCGAGACTGGACGAGTCATGAGAAACTCTGGAGCCGAAAAGGCCTCGATAAGGAGTCTCGATGAAGATTGGTTACATGCCCGACACGCACGGTGGGCCGTACAACCAACCAGAACCAACCCCAGAAGCCTCGGCCAGGTTTTGTGACCAATTGCTCAACGAAGGGATTACTGCAGAGCAATCAGGATTTGATGGCATCTTCCTCCCTGAGCGCCATCACCGTACAGAGACCATGTTCCCGCCACCGCTGATTATGCTCGCAGGCTACGCAACACGCACCACGAAAGTTGATCTGGGTACGTTTGTCTTGCAGTCTCCCTATTACAATCCGATGCATTTGGCAGAAGATGTCGCGATGATCGATCTGATGTCAAAGGGCCGCGTCAAACTCGGCATCGGCTTGGGCTACCATCCCGATTACTTTCGCTTGTTCGGCGAGCCGTATAACCAACGGTTCTCGCGCTTCGAGGAAAGCATCGACATCATGCGACAGGCGTGGAGTAGTCACACGCCGTTCTCGTATCACGGCAAACGCTTTCACTTCGACAACGTCATGCTGACACCGAAGCCGTACCAACCGGGCGGACCACCGCTCTGGATTGGTGCCGCTTATGATGAGGCAATCCGACGCGCTGGTCGCTTAGGAGACGCGTGGGGTATTCTTCCCTTCTGGGAACCAATGGCGAAATTACGCGCGCAAGCCAATCTCTATCGCGAACACGCGGCGGCGGCGGGCCGAAAGCCCTATGTCGTGTTAATGCGCGACGGCTGGGTCGCGCCGACACGAGAAGAAGCCGAGAAGGTCTTCGGCCCACTGTGGGTGCAAGAAATGCTTTTCTACTATCGTTGGAAGCTGCTCTCACCCAACGACGAGTTTCAATCTGAAGCGGACTTTACCATTGAGAAATTGCGCAAATATCTGGTCATGGGTTCTCCGCAGGACTGCATCGAGCAGTTACACACCTGGACCGAAGCCGCAGGCGCGGATTACATCATCATGCGATTCCGACTGCCCTTGGGTCCTTCTCCTGATCGGGTTATTGGTTGTATCAAGCAGTTTGGCGCAGAAGTGATTCCACACTTTAAGACAATGAAAAATTAAAAGTGCAAAATGAAAAGTGTAACGAAAGAGCCTTCAGATTTCTCTCTCTTCACTTTTAATTTTTAATTCTTCATTTTTAATTGGAGGCAAAATGCCGACAACAAAATCACCCTTTCACAAAACTATTACCTCGTTACCTGAAGCCGACATCGCCTTCAAAGGCGTCAAAGGCTGGCTGTCACAATCGAAGGACCATCAACTGGTCTTTATGGATATCGCACCGATCGGTGAAGTGGCTCCGCACGCGCATGGCGCGCAATGGGGCATTGTCGTCGATGGTGAGATGGCGCTCACCATTGGTGGCAAGAAGCACGTCTTCCGCAAAGGCGATAGTTACTTCATTCCCAAAGGAACGGTGCACTCGGCGCTCTTCACTAAGCGAACGTTTGTGATTGACTTCTTTGCGGATAAGAATCGGTACAAGGCGAAGAAGCTAGAGAAAAAATTAAAAATGAAGAATTAAGAATGAAGAATTCAAGAGGAGGAGGCAAGGAAATTTTTCTTGAATTTTTCATTTTGCATTGTTAATTTTTCATTCACTCTTCGCTCTTGATTCTTCATTGTTTCCTTAGAAACCCGTGTCATACGATCACGACAAGTCGCAACTTATCCTCGCCTCGGCCTCACCGCGCCGTCGCGAGCTGTTGCAGCAGGCAGGAGTGACATTCACTGTCATTCCCAGCAATGCGGCAGAAGATGTTCTTCCCAGCGAAGCGCCAGCAGCCTACGCTTTGCGTGTCGCTGAAGCTAAAGCCCGAGAAGTCGCGACAACTCATCCTGGCAGTGTGGTACTTGGGGCTGATACCA is part of the Deltaproteobacteria bacterium genome and encodes:
- a CDS encoding LLM class flavin-dependent oxidoreductase, with the protein product MKIGYMPDTHGGPYNQPEPTPEASARFCDQLLNEGITAEQSGFDGIFLPERHHRTETMFPPPLIMLAGYATRTTKVDLGTFVLQSPYYNPMHLAEDVAMIDLMSKGRVKLGIGLGYHPDYFRLFGEPYNQRFSRFEESIDIMRQAWSSHTPFSYHGKRFHFDNVMLTPKPYQPGGPPLWIGAAYDEAIRRAGRLGDAWGILPFWEPMAKLRAQANLYREHAAAAGRKPYVVLMRDGWVAPTREEAEKVFGPLWVQEMLFYYRWKLLSPNDEFQSEADFTIEKLRKYLVMGSPQDCIEQLHTWTEAAGADYIIMRFRLPLGPSPDRVIGCIKQFGAEVIPHFKTMKN
- a CDS encoding cupin domain-containing protein, with product MPTTKSPFHKTITSLPEADIAFKGVKGWLSQSKDHQLVFMDIAPIGEVAPHAHGAQWGIVVDGEMALTIGGKKHVFRKGDSYFIPKGTVHSALFTKRTFVIDFFADKNRYKAKKLEKKLKMKN